The following proteins are co-located in the bacterium genome:
- a CDS encoding LemA family protein, with protein sequence MRKSLAVLTAFLVLSLAGCGYNTFQRGDELIKSSWSEVLNQYQRRADLIPNLVNTVKGFAAQEKEVLLGVTNARARVGGIQATPELINSPEAFAKFQSAQGELSGALSRLLVVSENYPQLKSDANFRDLQAQLEGTENRITVARNRYIKAVQEYNVTVRSFPSNLTAMVFGYKIKPNFTVENEKEVSKPPTVDFAPAPKKP encoded by the coding sequence ATGCGGAAATCATTGGCGGTCCTCACTGCGTTCCTCGTGCTGAGCCTTGCCGGCTGCGGGTACAACACATTCCAGCGGGGCGATGAGCTGATCAAGTCGAGCTGGTCCGAGGTCCTGAACCAGTACCAGCGCCGCGCGGACCTGATCCCCAACCTGGTGAACACCGTCAAGGGTTTCGCCGCCCAGGAAAAAGAGGTGCTGCTCGGGGTCACCAATGCCCGCGCCAGGGTCGGCGGCATCCAGGCGACGCCGGAACTGATCAACAGCCCCGAGGCGTTCGCGAAGTTCCAGTCCGCCCAGGGGGAGCTGTCCGGAGCCCTTTCCCGGCTGCTGGTGGTGTCGGAGAACTACCCGCAGCTGAAATCCGACGCGAACTTCCGCGACCTGCAGGCGCAGCTCGAAGGCACCGAGAACCGGATCACGGTAGCGCGGAACCGCTACATCAAGGCGGTGCAGGAGTACAACGTGACCGTGCGATCCTTCCCCTCCAACCTGACGGCGATGGTGTTCGGATATAAAATCAAGCCCAACTTCACGGTGGAGAACGAGAAGGAAGTCTCAAAGCCCCCCACGGTGGATTTCGCCCCCGCGCCGAAGAAACCGTAA